A region from the Hippopotamus amphibius kiboko isolate mHipAmp2 chromosome 15, mHipAmp2.hap2, whole genome shotgun sequence genome encodes:
- the LOC130836197 gene encoding LOW QUALITY PROTEIN: olfactory receptor 18-like (The sequence of the model RefSeq protein was modified relative to this genomic sequence to represent the inferred CDS: substituted 2 bases at 2 genomic stop codons) — MYLVTMLGNLLIILAVTSDPHLHTPMYFFLSNLYLADTGFFSATVPNMIVDIQTHSRVISYEACLTQMSIFILFRCMDDMLLTVMAYDRFVAICHPLHYKVIMHPHLCCIFISVSFFVSLFDSLVHNXIVLXFTCFKDVEVSNFFCDPFVLLNLACSETFTNNVVRYFFLAIFDFLPFLVIFFSYYKILSSILRIPSSGGKHKAFSTCGSHLSVVFLLYGTVLGVYLSSTVSQTPRKDVVASVLYTVVTPMLNPFIYSLRNRDIKRATWRFLSKTISY; from the coding sequence atgtacctggtcaccatgttggggaacctgctcatcatcctggctgtcacctctgacccccacctccacacccccatgtacttcttcctctccaacctgtacTTGGCTGACACCGGTTTTTTCTCTGCGACTGTCCCCAATATGATTGTGGACATTCAAACTCACAGCAGAGTCATCTCCTATGAGGCCTGTCTGACTCAGATGTCTATTTTTATCCTGTTTAGATGTATGGATGACATGCTtctgactgtgatggcctatgacaggtttgtggccatctgtcacccactGCACTACAAAGTCATCAtgcacccccacctctgctgcatcttcatttcagtgtctttttttgttAGCCTGTTCGACTCCCTGGTGCACAATTGAATTGTCTTATAATTTACCTGCTTCAAGGATGTGGaagtttctaatttcttttgtgaCCCTTTTGTACTTCTCAACCTTGCCTGTTCTGAAACTTTCACCAATAATGTAGTcaggtatttttttcttgccatctttgattttctccctttcttagtGATATTCTTCTCTTACTATAAAATACTTTCCTCCATTCTCAGAATTCCCTCATCAGGTGGGAAGCATAAAGCCTTCTCTACCTGTGGTTCTCACCTGTCAGTTGTTTTCTTACTTTATGGAACTGTCCTTGGTGTGTACCTCAGTTCCACTGTCTCACAAACTCCCAGGAAGGATGTAGTGGCCTCAGTGTTATACACTGTggtcacccccatgctgaaccctttcatctacagtctgaggaacaggGACATCAAAAGGGCCACATGGAGGTTCCTTAGCAAAACAATCTCATATTAG